The following proteins come from a genomic window of Triticum aestivum cultivar Chinese Spring chromosome 6A, IWGSC CS RefSeq v2.1, whole genome shotgun sequence:
- the LOC123129530 gene encoding pectate lyase, which yields MAILLFLFFTSILSISYSSPLPVNASGNISARRQAGCGTGNPVDDCWRCDPCWADNRQRLADCAIGFGRNAIGGKGGRTYVVTDPGDEDPANPAPGTLRYGLVQDEPLWIIFACNMTIRPKRELVVSSHKTVDGRGASVVVGEGGACFTVRNRSNVIIHGITIRGCRPAPKSSARTGHLSDGDGVSIFGARDVWVDRCTLEDCADGLVDVIAASTGVTVSNCLLTNHNKAMLLGHNDGYEDDRAMRVTVAFNRFGPGLVQRMPRCRFGVFHVVNNDYVNWGKYAIGGSASPTILSRGNRFCAGKKKEVTKRDGDPPKSEWQKWNWISDGDLMFNGAFFTASGGPGAEVKAPSFAKPASFVAPMTASAGALSCSKGSLC from the exons ATGGCCAttctcctcttcttatttttcacatccattttatccatttcCTACTCTTCGCCATTGCCGGTCAATGCCTCCGGTAACATATCAGCGCGCCGGCAAGCCGGTTGCGGCACCGGCAACCCGGTCGACGACTGCTGGCGGTGCGACCCTTGCTGGGCCGACAACCGGCAGCGACTCGCCGACTGCGCCATCGGGTTCGGCCGCAACGCCATCGGCGGCAAGGGCGGCAGGACATACGTGGTGACGGACCCCGGCGACGAGGACCCGGCCAACCCCGCCCCCGGCACGCTCCGCTACGGCCTCGTCCAGGACGAGCCCCTCTGGATCATCTTCGCCTGCAACATGACGATCCGTCCCAAGCGGGAGCTCGTCGTGAGCTCCCACAAGACGGTGGACGGCCGCGGCGCCAGCGTCGTCGTCGGCGAGGGCGGCGCGTGCTTCACGGTGCGCAACCGGAGCAACGTGATCATCCACGGCATCACCATCCGCGGCTGCAGGCCGGCGCCCAAGTCGTCGGCGAGGACGGGCCACCTGTCGGACGGCGACGGCGTCAGCATATTCGGCGCGAGGGACGTGTGGGTGGACCGCTGTACGCTGGAGGACTGCGCCGACGGCCTCGTGGACGTGATCGCGGCATCCACCGGCGTGACCGTCTCCAACTGCCTGCTGACCAACCACAACAAGGCCATGCTCCTCGGCCACAACGACGGCTACGAGGACGACAGGGCCATGCGCGTCACCGTCGCCTTCAATCGCTTCGGGCCGGGCCTCGTGCAGAGGATGCCGAGGTGCCGGTTTGGGGTGTTCCACGTCGTCAACAACGACTACGTAAACTGGGGGAAATACGCCATCGGCGGCAGCGCATCGCCGACCATACTTAGCCGAGGCAACAGGTTCTGTGCCGGCAAGAAGAAAGAG GTGACGAAGCGCGACGGCGACCCGCCCAAGAGCGAGTGGCAGAAGTGGAACTGGATATCCGACGGCGACCTGATGTTCAACGGCGCGTTCTTCACGGCGTCCGGCGGACCGGGGGCTGAGGTTAAAGCCCCCAGTTTTGCCAAGCCCGCCTCTTTCGTGGCGCCGATGACGGCCTCCGCAGGCGCTCTCTCGTGCAGCAAGGGTTCTCTATGCTGA
- the LOC123132409 gene encoding biotin--protein ligase 2: MPFPTRLPPPATAAAVLAAVALRRYLSSRSRAAAAAHSTSGGAPAATTFLVLSGKSPQDQQLLASAAGELSLAEEGGGELAVSLALDASGDAGFDAAVYMGALQARRFGRWMLWSPRMASTHDLVTQNFAKLPVGVVCVTDVQFKGRGRSKNVWESPPGCLMFSFTSQMNDARKLPLMQYVVCLAMTEAIKDLCCAKGLPELDVRIKWPNDLYLKGLKVGGILCTSSYEPKVYNICTGIGLNVDNEKPTTCLNAALQELKANSPRLKREDVLASFFNKFEILFDIFSNQGFQALEEQYYNSWLHSGQRVVVQDAHEGQSVNSVVTIKGLTPSGYLYAVGEDGKSYELHPDGNSFDFFTGLVRRKIDA, encoded by the exons ATGCCGTTCCCcacgcgcctcccgccgccggccaccgccgcggCCGTGCTCGCGGCTGTCGCACTGCGCCGGTACCTCTCCTCCCGCTCCCGCGCGGCCGCGGCCGCGCATAGCACCAGCGGCGGAGCCCCAGCCGCCACCACGTTCCTCGTGCTCTCCGGCAAGTCCCCCCAGGACCAGCAgctcctcgcctccgccgccggcgagctctctctggcggaggagggcgggggcgagctcgccgtctccctcgcgcTCGACGCCAGCGGGGACGCGGGCTTCGACGCGGCCGTCTACATGGGCGCGCTCCAGGCGCGGCGCTTCGGGAGGTGGATGCTCTGGTCGCCGAGGATGGCATCCACGCACGACCTCGTGACGCA GAACTTCGCCAAACTTCCGGTGGGCGTCGTGTGCGTCACAGACGTGCAGTTCAAAGGCAGAG GAAGATCAAAGAATGTGTGGGAATCACCTCCAGGTTGTCTCATGTTCTCGTTTACATCACAGATGAATGATGCCCGCAAGCTTCCCCTTATGCAATATGTCGTTTGCCTTGCCATGACCGAAGCCATCAAAGATTTGTGTTGTGCGAAG GGACTTCCAGAGCTAGATGTAAGGATAAAGTGGCCTAATGATCTATATCTGAAGGGGTTAAAAGTTGGTGGCATTCTTTGTACCTCATCATATGAGCCGAAAGTCTACAATATTTGCACTG GTATTGGTTTAAATGTCGACAATGAAAAGCCTACTACATGTTTGAATGCTGCACTCCAAGAACTAAAGGCTAATTCACCAAGACTTAAACGAGAAGACGTACTAGCATCATTCTTCAACAAATTTGAAATTCTTTTTGATATTTTCTCAAATCAAG GATTTCAGGCCCTCGAGGAGCAATACTACAACTCATGGCTTCACAG TGGCCAAAGAGTCGTCGTACAGGATGCGCATGAAGGCCAGTCTGTGAACAGTGTGGTCACGATTAAG GGGCTAACACCAAGCGGCTACTTATATGCTGTTGGTGAGGACGGCAAGAGCTATGAGCTGCACCCTGATGGTAACAG CTTTGATTTCTTCACAGGATTGGTGAGGAGAAAGATAGATGCATAG